A portion of the Stigmatella aurantiaca DW4/3-1 genome contains these proteins:
- the fdxA gene encoding ferredoxin FdxA gives MAYVVAEPCIKCKYTDCVEVCPVNCFYEGANFLVIHPDECIDCGACEPVCPTKAIFPESELPDKWKEYKDLNDKLSKGGWPNLAEKLSELPEADEYKDKKDKRALLDTAPGKR, from the coding sequence ATGGCCTACGTTGTTGCCGAACCCTGCATCAAGTGTAAGTACACGGACTGTGTCGAGGTCTGCCCTGTCAACTGCTTCTACGAGGGGGCGAACTTCCTCGTCATCCACCCGGATGAGTGCATCGACTGTGGCGCTTGTGAGCCCGTGTGTCCTACCAAGGCCATCTTTCCGGAGTCCGAGCTTCCCGATAAGTGGAAGGAGTACAAGGACCTGAACGATAAGCTCTCGAAGGGGGGTTGGCCGAACCTCGCCGAGAAGCTCAGCGAACTGCCGGAAGCGGACGAGTACAAGGACAAGAAGGACAAGCGCGCCCTGCTGGACACAGCCCCCGGCAAGCGCTGA
- the asd gene encoding aspartate-semialdehyde dehydrogenase gives MAKLRAVLIGATGLAGQQFIAGLQNHPFIELTGLAASPRSAGKPYVEALRTANGMTAWFVPESLPASVARMPVVSGDAVQAKDYDIAFSAVESDVAREIEPRLAKDIPVFSAASAFRYEADVPLIIPPVNASHAPLIREQQRRRGWKGFIVPIPNCTTTGLAITLAPLAERFGVKAVLMTSLQAMSGAGRSPGVIGLDILDNVVPFIPKEEGKVEVETKKILGALQQGGAAIDSHGVKVSCTCTRVAVLEGHTEAVFVSLGKKATVDEVSATLREWKGDEISRGLPSSPPNWIELLEDPYRPQPRLDRETHGGMATTVGRVREDGVLENGFKYVLVSHNTKMGAAKGAILVAELMRAQGLLG, from the coding sequence ATGGCGAAGCTTCGCGCTGTCCTCATCGGCGCTACGGGTTTGGCAGGGCAACAGTTCATCGCGGGTCTTCAGAATCATCCCTTCATTGAGCTGACCGGGTTGGCGGCATCGCCGCGCTCGGCGGGCAAGCCCTACGTGGAGGCGCTGCGCACGGCCAATGGAATGACGGCGTGGTTCGTGCCCGAGTCGCTCCCGGCCTCGGTGGCCCGCATGCCCGTGGTGAGTGGAGATGCGGTTCAGGCCAAGGACTACGACATTGCCTTCTCCGCGGTGGAGTCGGATGTGGCCCGGGAGATCGAACCCCGGCTCGCCAAGGACATCCCCGTGTTCTCCGCCGCGAGCGCCTTCCGCTACGAGGCGGACGTGCCGCTGATCATCCCTCCGGTCAATGCCTCTCACGCCCCGCTCATCCGCGAGCAGCAGCGGCGCCGCGGCTGGAAGGGCTTCATTGTCCCGATTCCCAACTGCACCACCACGGGTCTGGCCATCACCCTGGCCCCGCTGGCCGAGCGCTTTGGCGTCAAGGCCGTGTTGATGACGAGCCTTCAGGCCATGTCGGGCGCTGGGCGCTCGCCGGGCGTCATCGGCCTGGACATCCTGGACAACGTCGTCCCCTTCATTCCCAAGGAAGAGGGAAAGGTGGAGGTGGAGACGAAGAAGATCCTGGGCGCGTTGCAGCAAGGGGGCGCGGCCATCGACTCTCACGGCGTGAAGGTGTCCTGCACCTGCACCCGCGTGGCGGTGCTCGAGGGCCACACGGAGGCCGTCTTCGTCTCGCTGGGCAAGAAGGCCACGGTGGACGAGGTGTCGGCCACCCTGCGCGAGTGGAAGGGAGACGAGATCTCCCGGGGCTTGCCCTCTTCCCCGCCCAACTGGATCGAACTGCTGGAGGATCCTTACCGCCCGCAGCCCCGGCTGGATCGCGAGACCCACGGGGGCATGGCCACCACGGTGGGCCGGGTCCGGGAGGATGGGGTGCTGGAGAATGGCTTCAAGTATGTGCTGGTCTCCCACAACACGAAGATGGGGGCTGCCAAGGGCGCCATCCTGGTGGCTGAGCTGATGAGGGCTCAGGGCCTGTTGGGCTGA
- a CDS encoding rhodanese-like domain-containing protein — protein MEPHIPCAELYLRLGDEDVLILDCRPSAHWERVEVHVPGALRMTPEEVAQYLTMLPDDELIVLCGCDLDEESVARVCRLLLLRGRNAVCLRGGIETWVAEGFPVESHFASTGTALQR, from the coding sequence ATGGAACCTCATATCCCTTGCGCTGAACTGTATCTGCGCCTGGGGGACGAAGACGTCCTCATTCTGGATTGCCGCCCCTCGGCGCACTGGGAGCGGGTGGAAGTCCACGTCCCCGGGGCGTTGAGGATGACACCCGAGGAGGTCGCCCAATACCTGACCATGCTGCCGGACGATGAGCTGATCGTCCTGTGTGGCTGTGATCTGGATGAAGAGTCTGTCGCGCGGGTCTGCCGGTTGCTTCTGCTGCGGGGGCGCAATGCGGTGTGCCTCCGTGGTGGGATCGAAACCTGGGTAGCCGAGGGCTTCCCCGTAGAGTCTCATTTCGCCAGCACGGGCACGGCGCTTCAGCGCTGA
- a CDS encoding right-handed parallel beta-helix repeat-containing protein, with protein MRKSPAALLAACLLATGLWACQPGDSGSMDEGATQQVAGEPRSAAPGTGSSSAGQTPAAGSSNQNVPIGAQPVPDTPVADLPAHEGHTPIVQPSPQPDAPASEPTPPAAQFTREWVVSPSGSDTAQGNAAQPFKTIGKAVSVAGPGELIRVLAGTYPERVVLDASVKAGTSGAKITLQGEGKPRITPGPGTGGLLQVSRPNWVIDGFDLDVKGEPSFAVTFEGDVRGSVLANSELHHGKGGGAVTTYGKATGATIENNHIHDFVKNKGDLDSHGVVVQPTSVDITVRNNDIHDNSGDSVQCLGPEGFSTLPPAQGLVVENNHFYANRENAVDIKTCHDVVVRNNRMHGFKPSATAKGDAVVIHYSARNVLIEGNEVYDSGKGVSVGGNRVGPMPSGIVIRRNRIHDITQQGGGEGAGIRLENSEGTLVVNNTITRVDAAALILGHGTGGPTSNLTVENNIIDSPVAVNLGGQHPGMKIGFNLYPANAQFQLGTGPVGLEAFKEASGDQTSAMTDASVAPDFTPAVPAVDKGTDVGLPFCGVAPDIGAVEAGC; from the coding sequence ATGAGGAAGTCTCCAGCGGCGCTCTTGGCCGCTTGCCTGCTCGCGACGGGACTGTGGGCTTGCCAACCGGGCGATTCCGGTTCGATGGACGAAGGGGCCACACAGCAAGTCGCGGGCGAGCCCCGCTCAGCCGCACCCGGGACGGGATCGTCTTCCGCGGGCCAGACGCCCGCGGCCGGTTCGAGCAACCAGAATGTTCCCATCGGCGCACAGCCCGTCCCGGACACCCCGGTGGCGGACCTGCCGGCCCACGAGGGGCATACCCCCATCGTTCAGCCCTCTCCCCAGCCGGATGCGCCGGCCTCCGAGCCCACGCCGCCCGCGGCCCAGTTCACCCGGGAGTGGGTAGTGAGCCCCTCCGGAAGTGACACGGCGCAGGGCAATGCCGCTCAGCCCTTCAAGACCATCGGCAAGGCCGTCAGCGTCGCGGGGCCGGGGGAACTCATCCGCGTCCTGGCGGGCACCTATCCCGAGCGCGTCGTCCTCGATGCCTCCGTGAAGGCGGGCACCTCTGGGGCGAAGATCACCCTTCAGGGCGAGGGCAAGCCCCGGATAACCCCAGGCCCGGGCACGGGCGGGCTGTTGCAGGTGAGCCGGCCGAACTGGGTCATCGATGGCTTCGATCTCGACGTGAAGGGCGAGCCGTCCTTCGCCGTCACCTTCGAGGGGGACGTGCGAGGCTCGGTGCTGGCCAACTCGGAGCTGCACCACGGGAAGGGCGGCGGCGCGGTGACGACCTACGGCAAGGCCACCGGCGCCACCATCGAGAACAACCACATCCACGACTTCGTGAAGAACAAGGGCGACCTCGACTCGCACGGCGTCGTCGTGCAGCCCACGTCGGTGGACATCACCGTGCGCAACAACGACATCCACGACAATTCCGGGGACTCGGTGCAGTGCCTCGGGCCCGAGGGGTTCAGCACGCTTCCGCCCGCCCAGGGGCTGGTCGTGGAGAACAACCACTTCTACGCCAACCGGGAGAATGCCGTGGACATCAAGACGTGCCACGACGTGGTGGTGCGCAACAACCGGATGCACGGCTTCAAGCCCTCGGCCACGGCCAAGGGGGATGCGGTGGTGATCCACTACTCGGCGCGCAACGTGCTCATCGAAGGCAATGAGGTGTACGACTCCGGCAAGGGCGTCTCCGTGGGAGGCAACCGGGTGGGACCCATGCCGAGCGGCATCGTCATCCGCCGCAACCGCATTCACGACATCACCCAGCAGGGGGGCGGGGAAGGCGCTGGCATCCGCCTGGAGAACTCCGAGGGCACGCTCGTGGTGAACAACACCATCACGCGCGTGGACGCCGCGGCGCTCATCCTGGGGCATGGCACCGGCGGCCCCACCAGCAACCTCACCGTGGAGAACAACATCATCGACTCTCCGGTGGCGGTGAACCTGGGAGGCCAGCACCCGGGGATGAAGATCGGCTTCAACCTCTACCCGGCCAATGCCCAGTTCCAACTGGGCACGGGGCCCGTGGGGCTGGAGGCGTTCAAGGAGGCCTCGGGCGACCAGACCTCCGCTATGACGGATGCCTCCGTGGCGCCGGACTTCACCCCCGCGGTGCCCGCGGTGGACAAGGGCACGGATGTGGGCCTGCCGTTCTGTGGCGTGGCCCCGGACATTGGCGCGGTGGAAGCGGGCTGCTAG
- a CDS encoding SpoIID/LytB domain-containing protein: protein MAAKAPGGYGPLAVLKAVPAHLLLLLAACATPQPSSPGPANPGPVAHPSLPSGVPDPGPLPPLEDPLGQGLEAPSSLQRLDFRGGEPQVPIRLMEGRSEVTFFPRGRMRLHFGGPANKVLEAPAGTPWKVRVTQGQPAVLTARIQLGEFRFADKAGLAEAQETWQARGLFVRVHVLGALYGIAGKVIDNRRYLLLEEEARTPQQATGRQAELLRQFGVQTTLFEEVHTPSRGILEVRDGAGTVVGMAQDSLLAETRDSAGFDVRRVEHSVGYDNHGFEDRSFRGSLQFTVDRFGKLAVVNGVKLEELLKGLVPAEIFARAHMEALKAQAVTARGEVLAKVGTKHLGDPYLLCSEQHCAVYRGRTGEAASTNAAVDATRGEALFAQDGRLVDSVYSAVCGGHTEDNDIVWGGPPDPNLRGRPDLLERSEQVPSPAALDDFLADTDMPAACQRSSFAQPSKFRWEKRFTAAQVNAFTEKLGIGPVQAMNLSERGVSGRARVLTISGERGATQVRGELNIRRLFGMLNSSMALVEATRADDGRPLSWTFRGGGWGHGVGMCQTGAIGRAEAGQSYRDILRHYYNGAEVTPIY, encoded by the coding sequence GTGGCGGCCAAGGCTCCAGGCGGCTACGGTCCGCTCGCCGTGCTCAAGGCCGTTCCCGCCCACCTCCTGCTGCTCCTCGCCGCTTGCGCCACGCCGCAGCCCTCCTCCCCAGGGCCCGCGAACCCAGGCCCCGTGGCCCATCCCAGCCTCCCCTCCGGCGTTCCCGACCCCGGCCCCCTGCCGCCGCTCGAGGATCCCCTTGGACAGGGTCTCGAAGCCCCCTCTTCCCTGCAACGCCTCGACTTCCGCGGGGGCGAACCGCAGGTGCCCATCCGGCTCATGGAGGGCCGCTCCGAGGTGACGTTCTTCCCGCGCGGGAGGATGCGGCTGCACTTCGGCGGCCCCGCGAACAAGGTGCTGGAGGCCCCCGCGGGCACGCCGTGGAAGGTGCGGGTCACCCAGGGCCAGCCCGCGGTGCTCACGGCGCGGATCCAGCTCGGCGAGTTCCGCTTCGCGGACAAGGCCGGGCTGGCGGAGGCCCAAGAGACGTGGCAGGCCCGGGGCCTCTTCGTGCGCGTCCACGTGCTGGGGGCGCTGTACGGCATCGCGGGCAAGGTCATCGACAACCGGCGGTACCTGCTGCTGGAGGAAGAGGCCCGCACGCCGCAACAGGCCACCGGGCGGCAGGCGGAGCTGCTGCGCCAGTTCGGCGTGCAGACCACACTCTTCGAGGAGGTCCACACGCCCTCGCGCGGCATCCTCGAGGTCCGCGACGGCGCGGGCACCGTGGTGGGAATGGCCCAGGACTCCCTGCTGGCGGAGACGCGGGACTCGGCGGGCTTCGACGTGCGGCGGGTGGAGCACTCCGTGGGGTACGACAACCATGGCTTCGAGGACCGGAGCTTCCGAGGCTCGTTGCAGTTCACCGTGGACCGCTTCGGGAAGCTGGCGGTGGTGAACGGGGTGAAGCTGGAGGAACTGCTCAAGGGGCTCGTCCCCGCGGAGATCTTCGCTCGCGCGCACATGGAGGCGCTCAAGGCCCAGGCCGTGACGGCGCGCGGCGAAGTGCTGGCCAAGGTGGGGACCAAACACCTGGGAGATCCCTACCTGCTGTGCTCGGAGCAGCACTGCGCCGTCTACCGAGGGCGCACCGGCGAGGCGGCCAGCACCAACGCCGCGGTGGACGCCACGCGCGGCGAGGCCCTGTTTGCTCAGGATGGGCGGCTGGTGGACTCCGTCTACAGCGCCGTGTGCGGCGGCCACACGGAGGACAATGACATCGTCTGGGGAGGCCCTCCGGATCCGAACCTGCGGGGCCGGCCGGACCTGCTGGAGCGCTCGGAGCAGGTCCCCTCCCCGGCCGCGCTGGACGACTTCCTGGCGGACACGGACATGCCGGCGGCGTGCCAGCGCTCCAGCTTCGCGCAGCCGAGCAAGTTCCGCTGGGAGAAGCGCTTCACGGCGGCCCAGGTGAACGCCTTCACGGAGAAGCTCGGCATCGGCCCGGTGCAAGCCATGAACCTCTCGGAGCGGGGCGTCTCTGGCCGCGCCCGCGTCCTGACGATTTCCGGGGAACGCGGGGCCACCCAGGTCCGGGGCGAGCTGAACATCCGGAGGCTCTTCGGGATGCTCAACAGCAGCATGGCCCTGGTGGAGGCCACCCGGGCCGATGACGGCCGTCCCCTGAGCTGGACCTTCCGGGGGGGAGGCTGGGGCCACGGCGTCGGAATGTGTCAAACAGGCGCCATTGGGCGGGCCGAGGCCGGACAGAGCTATCGCGATATCCTGCGCCACTATTACAACGGGGCGGAGGTCACCCCCATCTACTAG
- a CDS encoding TonB family protein: MGVILLLSHIQVDLPEREKHLQKPPSAVSMRPLTAEQWAKNRGEAKPSRSQTERPRAQEKKEEKKEEQKPKGQVVDVARGNEQKAPDAKYLAERDNKVDKETRAREQTPFYRNATPQRTAPQSREGDGQSEEQPRLSGNNGVGSDDQPMSQGQSRPSFEVPNARRKQEIALKTDPEQGPGMSVPNRSESDEVVGNAKRLRVQPGTGPSDIDGSSGRAGLPGVSSLMPSQAVMDKLIGAAPNDHLRDVDEGDGTFLNTREWKYSSFFNRVKQNVGMHWNPGSQLHRRDPTGAIYSGKDRYTLLNITLDQKGMVRDIQIEKSSGLDFLDLEAISSFQRAQPFPNPPAGLLDSDAQVNFSFGFFMEMGGGPGMRLFRRSH; encoded by the coding sequence GTGGGTGTCATTCTCCTGCTCTCCCACATCCAGGTAGACCTCCCCGAGCGGGAGAAGCACCTCCAGAAGCCTCCCAGCGCCGTCTCCATGCGGCCGTTGACCGCGGAGCAATGGGCGAAGAACCGGGGCGAGGCCAAGCCATCGAGGTCGCAGACCGAGCGTCCCCGCGCCCAGGAGAAAAAGGAGGAGAAGAAGGAAGAGCAGAAGCCGAAGGGCCAGGTGGTGGACGTGGCCCGGGGCAACGAGCAGAAGGCCCCGGACGCGAAGTACCTCGCCGAGCGGGACAACAAGGTGGACAAGGAGACCCGGGCAAGGGAGCAGACTCCCTTCTACCGGAACGCCACCCCGCAGCGCACGGCCCCCCAATCGCGGGAAGGCGATGGGCAGAGCGAGGAGCAGCCCCGGCTGTCGGGAAACAACGGCGTGGGCTCGGATGACCAGCCCATGAGCCAGGGCCAGAGCCGGCCCTCCTTTGAAGTGCCCAACGCGCGGCGCAAGCAGGAGATCGCCTTGAAGACGGATCCCGAGCAGGGTCCGGGGATGTCGGTGCCCAACCGCTCCGAGAGCGATGAGGTGGTGGGCAATGCCAAGCGGCTGCGCGTCCAGCCGGGCACGGGGCCGAGTGACATCGACGGCTCCTCCGGGCGGGCGGGCCTGCCGGGGGTGTCCAGCCTGATGCCGTCCCAGGCGGTGATGGACAAGCTCATCGGCGCGGCCCCGAACGATCACCTCCGGGACGTGGACGAAGGCGACGGCACCTTCCTCAACACCCGGGAGTGGAAGTACTCGAGCTTCTTCAACCGCGTGAAGCAGAACGTGGGGATGCACTGGAACCCCGGCAGCCAGTTGCATCGCAGAGATCCCACGGGGGCGATCTACAGCGGGAAGGACCGCTACACGCTGCTCAACATCACGCTCGACCAGAAGGGCATGGTGCGGGACATCCAGATCGAAAAGAGCAGCGGGCTGGACTTCCTGGACCTGGAGGCCATCTCGTCCTTCCAGCGTGCCCAACCCTTCCCCAACCCTCCGGCGGGCCTGCTCGACTCGGACGCCCAGGTGAACTTCTCGTTCGGCTTCTTCATGGAGATGGGGGGAGGCCCGGGAATGCGCCTCTTCCGCCGCTCTCACTGA
- a CDS encoding cation diffusion facilitator family transporter, which yields MERNRKVRRVLAAMLAANWAVALAKLGFGLLNRSASVTADGMHSFIDGSSNILGLVAMTAAARPADEDHPYGHGKFEAIASLGIGAMIAIGMVELGRMALDALVSDRHPEVTSTMAVVMLFTLGVNLIVTRVERHYGHTLKSTLLLADANHTLSDVYVTLAVLISLALVWLGYPRADGVIALVVMVFVARVAYDIIRQAVGILSDKARLDVTQVCELTLGVPGVRSCRDVRSRGMEDSVYVDLKIEVDPHLTTAQAHEVADQVEEKLHATYSQVVDVVIHVEPAPPQLSKASS from the coding sequence ATGGAGCGGAACCGGAAGGTTCGCCGGGTCCTTGCGGCCATGCTCGCGGCCAACTGGGCCGTGGCGCTCGCCAAGCTGGGCTTTGGGTTGCTCAACCGCTCCGCCTCCGTGACGGCGGACGGCATGCACTCGTTCATCGACGGCAGCTCCAACATCCTGGGGCTGGTGGCCATGACGGCGGCGGCCCGGCCCGCGGACGAGGACCACCCCTATGGCCACGGCAAGTTCGAGGCCATCGCCTCGCTGGGCATCGGGGCGATGATCGCCATCGGCATGGTGGAGCTGGGCCGGATGGCGCTCGACGCGCTCGTGAGCGACCGGCACCCCGAGGTGACCTCCACGATGGCGGTGGTCATGCTGTTCACCCTGGGGGTCAACCTGATCGTCACCCGCGTGGAGCGGCACTACGGGCACACGCTCAAGAGCACCCTGCTGCTGGCGGATGCCAACCACACGCTCTCGGATGTCTACGTCACGCTGGCCGTGCTGATCTCGCTGGCGCTGGTGTGGCTGGGCTACCCCCGCGCCGATGGGGTGATTGCCCTGGTGGTCATGGTGTTCGTGGCCCGGGTGGCCTACGACATCATCCGGCAGGCCGTGGGGATCCTCTCGGACAAGGCCCGGCTGGACGTGACGCAGGTCTGCGAGCTGACCCTGGGCGTGCCCGGCGTGCGCTCCTGCCGGGACGTGCGCAGCCGGGGCATGGAAGACAGCGTCTACGTGGACCTGAAGATCGAGGTGGATCCCCACCTCACCACCGCCCAGGCACACGAGGTCGCCGACCAGGTGGAGGAGAAGCTCCACGCCACCTACTCCCAGGTGGTGGACGTGGTCATCCACGTGGAGCCCGCGCCCCCCCAGCTCTCGAAGGCCTCGAGCTGA
- the gcvP gene encoding aminomethyl-transferring glycine dehydrogenase — translation MSLHWKHQESFAGRHIGPDEHELKSMLEALDASSLDAFIGRVVPQAIRSQEPLRLGAAQGEHELLAMLEGIAAKNQIFKSFIGLGYADTHTPNVILRNIFQNPGWYTQYTPYQAEIAQGRLEALLNFQTMVMDLTGLEVANASLLDEGTAAAEAMAMALNVKGEGRGGAFFVSDSCHPQTIQVVRTRAEPLGVEVVVGDHRTVDLAAKKFFGALVQYPATDGVVHDYRAFASEVHTFGGLLVMATDLLSLTLLTPPGELGADVAVGSAQRFGVPMGYGGPHAAFFATKSAYTRLMPGRIIGVSEDAQGRRALRMALQTREQHIRREKATSNICTAQVLLAVIAGMYAVYHGPKGLKAIAERVHGLTALLARGLEKLGHKPKHAEFFDTLRVELSPQQVRSVLSGAEAKALNFRRIDERSIGLSLDETTRPADVEAILSVFGAWQAQGVSLDELGAGLASPVQAGLQRKSAYLTHQVFNSYHSETEMLRYIRRLESRDLSLTHSMIPLGSCTMKLNATAEMIPVTWPRFGGLHPFAPTSQAAGYKVIFEQLERMLSEVTGFAGCSLQPNAGSQGEYAGLLVIRAYHQSRGQGHRDVCLIPSSAHGTNPASAVMAGYHVVVTKCDDQGNIDIADLRARADEYKDRLAALMVTYPSTHGVFEEGIKEICALIHERGGQVYMDGANLNAQVGLMKPGQLGADVCHINLHKTFCIPHGGGGPGMGPICVAQHLTKFLPGHPVIATGGGEAIGAISAAPWGSASILLISWMYMSMMGGEGLTRATKVAILNANYVAKRLDAHYPVLYRGKAGGVAHECIVDLRPLKKTAGVEVEDVAKRLMDYGFHAPTVSFPVAGTLMIEPTESESQAELDRFCEAMISIREEIREIEEGKAPKDNNVLKNAPHTARVLTAPEWNRPYSREKAAFPAKWVHESKFWPAVGRLNNVLGDRKLVCSCPPMEDYLTPVPPKAA, via the coding sequence ATGTCCCTTCACTGGAAGCATCAGGAGTCCTTTGCCGGACGCCACATCGGCCCGGATGAGCACGAGTTGAAGTCGATGCTGGAGGCATTGGACGCCAGCTCCCTCGACGCGTTCATCGGCCGCGTGGTGCCTCAGGCCATCCGTTCCCAGGAACCCTTGCGGCTGGGCGCTGCCCAGGGCGAGCACGAGCTGCTGGCGATGCTGGAGGGCATCGCGGCGAAGAACCAGATCTTCAAGTCCTTCATCGGGCTGGGCTACGCCGACACGCACACCCCGAACGTCATCCTGCGCAACATCTTCCAGAACCCGGGCTGGTACACCCAGTACACCCCGTACCAGGCGGAGATTGCCCAGGGGCGGCTGGAGGCGCTGCTCAACTTCCAGACGATGGTGATGGACCTGACGGGGCTGGAGGTGGCCAACGCCTCGCTGCTCGATGAGGGCACCGCGGCCGCCGAGGCCATGGCCATGGCCCTCAACGTCAAGGGCGAGGGCCGTGGGGGCGCTTTCTTCGTCTCCGACTCGTGCCACCCGCAGACGATCCAGGTGGTGCGCACCCGCGCCGAGCCCCTGGGCGTGGAGGTGGTGGTGGGGGACCACCGGACCGTGGACTTGGCGGCGAAGAAGTTCTTTGGCGCGCTCGTGCAGTACCCGGCCACCGACGGCGTGGTGCACGACTACCGGGCCTTCGCGTCGGAGGTGCACACCTTCGGTGGCCTGCTGGTGATGGCCACGGACCTGCTGTCCCTCACGCTGCTCACCCCGCCGGGTGAGCTGGGCGCGGATGTGGCGGTGGGCAGCGCCCAGCGCTTTGGCGTCCCCATGGGCTATGGCGGCCCGCACGCGGCCTTCTTCGCCACGAAGAGCGCCTACACGCGCCTGATGCCCGGGCGCATCATCGGCGTATCCGAAGATGCCCAGGGCCGGCGGGCGCTGCGCATGGCGCTCCAGACGCGCGAGCAGCACATCCGCCGGGAGAAGGCCACGAGCAACATCTGCACCGCGCAGGTGTTGCTGGCCGTCATCGCCGGCATGTACGCCGTCTACCATGGGCCCAAGGGGCTCAAGGCCATCGCGGAGCGGGTGCACGGGCTGACGGCGCTGCTGGCGCGGGGCCTGGAGAAGCTGGGCCACAAGCCCAAGCACGCCGAGTTCTTCGACACGCTGCGCGTGGAACTGTCACCCCAGCAGGTGCGCTCCGTCCTCTCGGGGGCCGAGGCCAAGGCGCTGAACTTCCGCCGCATCGACGAGCGCTCCATTGGCCTGTCCCTGGACGAGACGACGCGCCCGGCCGATGTAGAGGCCATCCTCTCGGTGTTCGGTGCGTGGCAGGCGCAGGGCGTGAGCCTGGACGAGCTGGGCGCTGGGCTCGCGAGCCCGGTGCAGGCGGGGCTCCAGCGCAAGAGCGCGTACCTCACGCACCAGGTTTTCAACAGCTACCACTCCGAGACGGAGATGCTGCGGTACATCCGCCGGCTCGAGTCGCGCGACCTGTCGCTCACGCACTCGATGATCCCGCTGGGCTCGTGCACCATGAAGCTCAACGCCACCGCGGAGATGATCCCCGTTACGTGGCCGCGGTTCGGCGGGCTGCACCCCTTCGCGCCCACGTCCCAGGCGGCGGGCTACAAGGTCATCTTCGAGCAGCTCGAGCGCATGCTGTCGGAAGTGACGGGGTTCGCGGGTTGCTCGCTCCAGCCCAACGCGGGAAGCCAGGGCGAGTACGCGGGCCTGCTGGTCATCCGCGCGTACCACCAGAGCCGGGGGCAGGGGCACCGGGACGTGTGCCTCATTCCGTCCTCCGCGCACGGCACCAACCCGGCGTCGGCGGTCATGGCGGGCTACCACGTCGTCGTCACCAAGTGCGATGACCAGGGCAACATCGACATCGCGGACCTGCGCGCCCGGGCGGACGAGTACAAGGACCGGCTGGCGGCGTTGATGGTGACGTATCCGTCCACGCACGGCGTGTTCGAGGAGGGCATCAAGGAGATCTGCGCCCTCATCCACGAGCGTGGTGGCCAGGTGTACATGGATGGCGCGAACCTGAACGCGCAGGTGGGGCTGATGAAGCCAGGGCAGCTCGGCGCGGACGTCTGCCACATCAACCTGCACAAGACGTTCTGCATCCCCCACGGCGGTGGCGGCCCGGGCATGGGCCCCATCTGCGTGGCGCAGCACCTGACGAAGTTCCTTCCCGGCCATCCGGTCATCGCCACGGGCGGTGGGGAAGCCATTGGCGCCATCTCGGCGGCGCCGTGGGGCAGTGCCAGCATCCTGCTCATCTCGTGGATGTACATGTCGATGATGGGCGGGGAGGGGCTCACGCGGGCCACGAAGGTGGCCATCCTCAACGCCAACTACGTGGCCAAGCGGTTGGATGCGCACTACCCGGTGCTCTACCGCGGCAAGGCGGGGGGCGTGGCGCACGAGTGCATCGTGGACCTGCGGCCGTTGAAGAAGACCGCGGGCGTCGAGGTGGAGGACGTGGCCAAGCGGCTGATGGACTACGGCTTCCACGCGCCCACGGTGTCCTTCCCGGTGGCGGGCACGCTGATGATCGAGCCCACGGAGAGCGAGTCCCAGGCGGAGCTGGACCGCTTCTGCGAGGCGATGATCTCCATCCGCGAAGAGATCCGCGAAATTGAAGAGGGCAAGGCGCCCAAGGACAACAACGTCCTGAAGAACGCCCCGCACACCGCCCGGGTCCTGACGGCGCCCGAGTGGAACCGGCCCTACTCGCGCGAGAAGGCCGCGTTCCCGGCGAAGTGGGTGCACGAGAGCAAGTTCTGGCCCGCCGTGGGGCGGCTGAACAACGTGCTGGGAGACCGCAAGCTCGTCTGCTCCTGCCCTCCGATGGAGGACTACCTGACGCCGGTTCCGCCCAAGGCGGCCTGA
- the gcvH gene encoding glycine cleavage system protein GcvH, with product MAENIPADLKYTREHEWTRAKGHLIVVGITDHAQSSLGDVVYVELPKVGASLTEGKQFGVIESTKAVSELYSPVSGKVVNVNQALVDNPSTVNTDPYGEGWILEVEPSDTKQLDGLLDAAAYTALLQNT from the coding sequence ATGGCTGAAAACATTCCCGCCGACCTGAAGTACACCCGGGAGCACGAGTGGACCCGCGCCAAGGGCCACCTCATTGTGGTGGGCATCACCGACCACGCCCAATCGTCCTTGGGGGATGTCGTCTATGTCGAGCTGCCGAAGGTCGGCGCTTCCCTCACGGAGGGCAAGCAGTTTGGCGTCATCGAATCGACCAAGGCGGTCTCCGAGCTGTATTCCCCGGTCAGCGGCAAGGTGGTCAACGTCAACCAGGCCCTCGTGGACAACCCCTCCACGGTGAACACCGACCCTTATGGCGAGGGCTGGATTCTTGAAGTCGAGCCGTCGGACACCAAGCAGCTGGACGGGCTCTTGGACGCCGCGGCCTACACGGCCCTGCTCCAGAATACCTGA